Proteins found in one Planctomycetes bacterium MalM25 genomic segment:
- the leuC gene encoding 3-isopropylmalate dehydratase large subunit, producing MTAPRTLFEKIWDNHVVHAEEGRSTILYIDLQLVHEVTSAQAFEGLRLAGRRVRQPARTVATADHNVPTTDRSLPILDPISKTQIETLEKNCAEFGVQYYGLGHQNQGVVHVMGPELGYTQPGMTIVCGDSHTSTHGAFGALAFGIGTSEVEHVLATQTLLQSKPKTLELRVDGELGPGVTAKDMVLYLIGQLTTAGGTGYCIEYTGDVVRGLSMEGRMTVCNMSIEAGARAGMIAPDETTFAYVKGKKHAPSGADWDAAVAAWKQLPTDPGATYDKSLVFDAADIAPQVSWGTNPGQVVSVNAKAPNPSDFSDPTEQKTTAAALEYMDIAAGTPITELAIDRVFIGSCTNGRIEDLRAAAAVAKGHKVAGRVNAMVVPGSGVVKQQAEEEGLDAIFKEAGFEWREAGCSMCLAMNPDKLEPGERCASTSNRNFEGRQGRGGRTHLVSPAMAAAAACAGHFVDVRDWGGG from the coding sequence ATGACCGCTCCCCGCACGCTGTTCGAGAAGATCTGGGACAACCACGTTGTCCACGCCGAAGAGGGCCGCTCGACGATCCTCTACATCGATCTGCAGCTGGTTCACGAAGTGACCAGCGCCCAGGCGTTCGAGGGGCTGCGCCTCGCCGGCCGCCGGGTCCGCCAGCCCGCCCGCACGGTCGCCACGGCGGACCACAACGTGCCGACGACCGATCGCAGCCTGCCGATCCTCGACCCGATCAGCAAGACCCAGATCGAGACCCTCGAGAAGAACTGCGCGGAGTTCGGCGTGCAGTACTACGGCCTGGGGCATCAGAACCAAGGGGTCGTCCACGTGATGGGCCCCGAGCTCGGTTACACGCAGCCCGGCATGACGATCGTGTGCGGCGACAGCCACACGAGCACGCACGGCGCGTTCGGCGCGCTGGCGTTCGGCATCGGCACCAGCGAGGTCGAGCACGTCCTCGCCACGCAGACGCTGTTGCAATCGAAGCCGAAGACCTTGGAGCTGCGCGTCGATGGCGAGCTCGGTCCGGGTGTCACGGCCAAGGACATGGTCCTCTACCTCATCGGCCAGCTCACCACCGCCGGCGGTACGGGTTACTGCATCGAGTACACGGGCGACGTCGTCCGCGGGCTGTCGATGGAGGGCCGCATGACCGTTTGCAACATGTCGATCGAGGCGGGCGCCCGCGCCGGTATGATCGCCCCGGACGAGACGACCTTCGCGTACGTGAAAGGCAAGAAACACGCCCCCAGCGGCGCCGACTGGGACGCGGCCGTCGCCGCGTGGAAGCAGCTGCCGACCGACCCGGGCGCCACTTACGATAAGTCGCTCGTTTTCGACGCGGCCGACATCGCCCCGCAGGTCAGCTGGGGCACGAACCCGGGCCAGGTGGTGAGCGTCAACGCGAAGGCGCCCAACCCGAGCGACTTCAGCGACCCGACCGAGCAGAAGACCACCGCCGCCGCCCTCGAGTACATGGACATCGCGGCGGGCACGCCGATCACCGAGCTGGCGATCGACCGGGTCTTCATCGGCAGTTGTACAAACGGCCGCATTGAGGACCTCCGCGCCGCGGCGGCGGTCGCGAAGGGCCATAAAGTCGCGGGCCGCGTGAACGCGATGGTCGTGCCGGGCTCGGGCGTCGTGAAGCAGCAGGCCGAGGAGGAGGGCCTCGACGCGATCTTCAAGGAGGCCGGCTTCGAGTGGCGCGAGGCGGGCTGCAGCATGTGCCTCGCGATGAACCCCGACAAGCTCGAACCGGGCGAGCGCTGCGCCTCCACGAGCAACCGCAACTTCGAGGGCCGCCAAGGCCGCGGCGGCCGCACCCACCTAGTCAGCCCCGCGATGGCCGCGGCAGCCGCGTGTGCCGGGCACTTCGTTGACGTGCGTGATTGGGGAGGTGGCTGA
- the leuD1 gene encoding 3-isopropylmalate dehydratase small subunit 1, with protein MTPFTTHTGLVVAMDRANVDTDQIIPKQFLKRIERTGFGEFLFWDWRKDADGVENPDFELNKPEAQGASVLLARRNFGSGSSREHAPWALEDYGFRVIVAPSYADIFYNNCFKNGMLPIVLSEEQVEELFQRAAKHASDEGGYRLTADLENLKLTDSDGFEAAIEVDPFRRHCLLNGLDDIGLTLEHEAKISAFEARHAHVAPSA; from the coding sequence ATGACCCCCTTCACCACCCACACCGGCCTCGTCGTCGCCATGGACCGGGCGAACGTCGACACCGACCAGATCATCCCCAAGCAGTTCCTCAAGCGGATCGAGCGGACCGGCTTCGGCGAGTTCCTCTTCTGGGACTGGCGGAAGGACGCGGACGGCGTCGAGAACCCCGACTTCGAGCTCAACAAGCCCGAGGCCCAGGGCGCCAGCGTGCTGCTCGCCCGCCGCAACTTCGGCTCCGGCTCCAGCCGCGAGCACGCCCCCTGGGCGCTGGAGGACTACGGCTTCCGGGTGATCGTCGCGCCGAGCTACGCCGACATCTTCTACAACAACTGCTTCAAGAACGGCATGCTGCCGATCGTCCTCAGTGAGGAGCAGGTCGAGGAGCTGTTCCAGCGGGCCGCGAAGCACGCGTCGGACGAGGGGGGCTACCGGCTCACGGCCGATCTGGAGAACCTCAAGCTGACCGACTCGGACGGCTTCGAGGCGGCGATCGAGGTCGATCCGTTCCGCCGGCACTGCCTGCTCAACGGGCTGGACGACATCGGCCTGACGCTGGAGCACGAGGCCAAGATCTCCGCGTTCGAGGCCCGGCATGCCCATGTCGCCCCCAGCGCGTGA
- the mtnK gene encoding Methylthioribose kinase, with protein MGDAATEYDDDMTPDEFRRRNPDCFFLACDEREALGAYLVRLGVIGEGEHLRSVAPAGAGNMNLTLRVVTNERSLIVKQSRPWVERYPSIAAPWDRVLGEARFYRITSEHPAVATRMPGLFAVGAESRVLVLEDLGESSDYTSLYQGKALLPDQASTLAGWLSELHAIDFEPEVRETLPNLEMRQLNHEHIFRFPFDRENGLDIEAITPGLSRLRDELATSKRLVRRVQELGEIYLSPGPRLIHGDFFPGSWLAADEGPAVIDPEFAFFGPPEFDMGVFLAHLFLANQEEATGQATIKGYKPPPGFDHRMAFAFCGVEIMRRLLGVAQLPINLTLDEKRRHLLFCRDELLNENSTLMQSFRFKPPEPPVTLLRASDAF; from the coding sequence ATGGGGGACGCCGCGACCGAGTACGATGACGACATGACGCCCGACGAGTTCCGCCGCCGAAACCCCGACTGCTTCTTCCTCGCCTGCGACGAGCGGGAGGCGTTGGGGGCGTACCTGGTCCGGCTCGGCGTGATCGGCGAGGGGGAACACCTCCGCTCCGTGGCTCCCGCCGGGGCGGGGAACATGAACCTCACGCTGCGCGTCGTCACCAACGAGCGGTCGCTGATCGTCAAGCAGTCGCGGCCCTGGGTCGAGCGCTACCCGTCGATCGCGGCGCCGTGGGACCGGGTGCTGGGAGAGGCGCGGTTTTACCGAATCACGTCCGAGCACCCGGCGGTCGCCACCCGTATGCCGGGGCTGTTTGCGGTGGGTGCGGAGTCGCGGGTCCTTGTTCTCGAAGACCTGGGTGAGTCGAGCGACTACACCAGCCTCTACCAGGGCAAAGCCTTGCTGCCTGATCAGGCATCGACGCTCGCCGGCTGGTTATCGGAGCTGCACGCAATCGACTTCGAGCCCGAGGTGCGAGAGACTCTGCCCAACCTGGAGATGCGTCAACTTAATCACGAGCACATCTTCCGTTTCCCATTCGATCGGGAGAATGGGCTCGATATCGAGGCGATCACCCCCGGTTTGAGCCGCCTGCGTGACGAGTTGGCGACAAGCAAGCGATTGGTCCGCCGCGTGCAGGAGCTGGGGGAGATCTACCTGAGCCCCGGTCCCAGGCTGATCCACGGCGATTTCTTTCCCGGCAGTTGGCTAGCGGCGGACGAGGGGCCAGCCGTGATCGACCCGGAGTTCGCCTTCTTCGGTCCGCCCGAGTTCGATATGGGGGTCTTCTTGGCTCACCTGTTTCTCGCCAATCAGGAAGAGGCCACAGGGCAGGCCACGATCAAGGGCTACAAGCCACCACCCGGGTTCGACCACCGAATGGCCTTTGCGTTTTGCGGAGTCGAGATCATGCGACGGCTGCTGGGAGTGGCTCAGTTGCCGATCAACCTCACCTTGGATGAAAAGCGTCGGCACTTACTGTTTTGCCGCGATGAGCTGCTCAACGAGAATTCGACACTGATGCAGTCGTTCAGGTTTAAGCCGCCAGAACCCCCGGTGACTCTTCTAAGGGCGTCCGACGCCTTCTGA
- the rsbP gene encoding Phosphoserine phosphatase RsbP, with the protein MATLRIVNGVEPDRSFQLEAEISTIGRSGDCEVALDVAAVSRRHARVVRQGETFLIEDLGSRNGTFVNGQKIAAPQALAPGDRIVICDQEFAFETPDSAGKPSLLGGRPTSSASSLVQLVDDTAEEAAEDDDGPSDYMATIQLTGGGSGAGDTGGGWSMSAHPEVKLAALVEISQGLGRAISIDEVLPKLLDSLFKVFTQADRGFVVMRPEPDAPLVPVAAKTRRGDMEEGARISRTIVEEAMNGKKAILSADAASDERFGMAESIAQFQIRSMMCVPLIDNEGEALGVIQIDTLNQRSRFTDDDLEVLAAVASQASVAVDNARMHDQMVAQQALERDLELATRMQRALLPSSPPNANGFGFFDYYDSARQVGGDYYDYINLPDGRFAVILGDVAGKGVAAAIIMAKLSSDVRFALATEPDLGSAVNYVNRAFAEQGLDDRFVTMIFTIVDPATNEVTLVNAGHMPPMLRHAEGKVEEIHEEITGLPIGVIDEFDFDQATFTMGPGESLTIFTDGFSEAMNSDKDLYGIERLLDQVGQPTTSVEELGKHVLDDVRKFVDGFAQSDDMCLCVFGRDAE; encoded by the coding sequence ATGGCCACGTTACGCATCGTCAACGGTGTCGAACCGGACCGCAGTTTCCAGCTGGAAGCGGAGATCTCGACGATCGGCCGCAGCGGCGATTGCGAGGTGGCGCTCGACGTGGCCGCCGTCAGCCGCCGGCACGCCCGCGTCGTCCGCCAGGGCGAGACGTTCCTCATCGAGGACCTGGGCAGCCGCAACGGCACGTTCGTCAATGGCCAGAAGATCGCCGCCCCGCAGGCCCTCGCGCCGGGCGACCGGATCGTGATCTGCGATCAGGAATTCGCGTTCGAGACGCCCGATTCGGCGGGCAAACCGTCCCTCCTGGGAGGGCGCCCGACGTCGAGCGCGTCGAGCCTCGTCCAGCTGGTCGATGACACGGCCGAAGAGGCCGCCGAGGACGACGACGGCCCCTCCGACTACATGGCGACCATCCAGCTCACCGGCGGCGGTAGCGGCGCCGGCGACACGGGCGGCGGCTGGTCGATGTCCGCCCACCCCGAGGTGAAGCTCGCCGCGCTGGTGGAGATCTCGCAGGGCCTCGGCCGGGCGATCTCGATCGACGAGGTCCTCCCGAAGCTGCTCGACAGCCTCTTCAAGGTCTTCACGCAAGCCGACCGCGGCTTCGTCGTCATGCGTCCCGAGCCCGACGCGCCGCTCGTGCCGGTCGCCGCCAAGACCCGCCGGGGCGACATGGAGGAGGGCGCGCGGATCAGCCGCACCATCGTCGAGGAGGCGATGAACGGCAAGAAGGCGATCCTCTCCGCCGACGCCGCCAGCGACGAGCGGTTCGGCATGGCCGAGTCGATCGCTCAGTTCCAGATCCGCTCGATGATGTGCGTCCCGCTGATCGACAATGAGGGCGAGGCGCTCGGCGTCATCCAGATCGACACGCTGAACCAGCGGAGCCGGTTCACCGACGACGACCTGGAGGTGCTCGCGGCCGTCGCGAGCCAGGCGTCGGTCGCGGTCGACAACGCGCGGATGCACGACCAGATGGTCGCCCAGCAAGCGCTGGAGCGCGACCTCGAGCTGGCGACCCGCATGCAACGGGCGCTGCTCCCCTCGAGCCCCCCCAACGCCAACGGCTTCGGGTTCTTCGACTACTACGACTCGGCCCGCCAGGTCGGCGGCGACTACTACGACTACATCAACCTGCCGGACGGCCGGTTCGCGGTCATCCTGGGCGACGTGGCCGGCAAGGGCGTCGCTGCGGCGATCATCATGGCGAAGCTGTCGAGCGACGTCCGCTTCGCCCTGGCGACCGAACCCGACCTGGGCAGCGCCGTGAACTACGTGAACCGCGCCTTCGCCGAGCAGGGCCTCGACGACCGCTTCGTCACGATGATCTTCACGATCGTCGACCCGGCGACCAACGAGGTCACCCTGGTCAATGCGGGCCACATGCCCCCCATGCTCCGCCACGCCGAGGGGAAGGTCGAAGAGATCCACGAGGAGATCACCGGCCTGCCAATCGGCGTGATCGACGAGTTCGATTTCGATCAGGCCACCTTCACCATGGGCCCCGGCGAGTCGCTCACGATCTTTACGGACGGCTTCAGCGAGGCGATGAACTCCGATAAGGACCTCTACGGCATCGAACGGCTGCTCGACCAGGTCGGCCAACCGACGACGAGCGTCGAAGAGCTCGGCAAGCACGTGCTGGACGATGTCCGCAAGTTCGTCGACGGCTTCGCGCAATCGGACGACATGTGCCTGTGCGTCTTCGGCCGCGACGCGGAGTGA
- the yciC gene encoding Putative metal chaperone YciC, with protein MKRLPVTVLSGFLGAGKTTVLNHVLANRQGLRVAVIVNDMSEVNIDASLVRGGEAGLSRTEEKLVEMSNGCICCTLREDLLEEVAKLAGEGRFDYLLVESTGISEPMPVAETFTFADEAGQSLSDLAELDTMVTVVDAANFLRDFESSDDLVDRRMGLSDEDVRNVVDLLTDQVEFANVILLNKCDLVDEADKTKVLGIIRNLNPKTRIIETMRGQIDPAAIVGTGLFSMDEASAQPRWLEVPRGKEQPETDEYGVTSFVYRARRPLHAERFMARIDLDEGFLAGVIRSKGFAWFAQRNDTAYMWGQAGVSYQLSPAGLWWAAAPDEEWPEETPENAELLADIRSSFEGPHGDRRQEIVFIGIEMDRPVIESLLNECLLTDEEMAQGQAAWARYENPLPEIEFDTEDIETAGAGG; from the coding sequence ATGAAACGCCTCCCCGTTACCGTCCTCTCAGGCTTCCTCGGAGCCGGCAAGACGACGGTGCTCAATCATGTGTTGGCGAACCGCCAAGGCCTGCGTGTCGCCGTGATCGTCAACGACATGAGCGAGGTGAACATCGACGCCTCGCTCGTGCGTGGCGGCGAGGCCGGCTTGAGCAGGACCGAGGAGAAGCTCGTCGAGATGTCGAACGGGTGCATCTGCTGCACGCTACGCGAAGACCTGCTCGAAGAAGTGGCGAAGCTGGCCGGCGAGGGCCGCTTCGACTACCTGCTTGTCGAGTCGACCGGGATCAGCGAGCCGATGCCGGTCGCCGAGACGTTCACCTTCGCCGACGAAGCGGGGCAAAGCCTCTCGGACCTCGCGGAGCTCGACACCATGGTGACGGTCGTCGACGCCGCCAACTTCCTCCGCGACTTCGAGTCGTCGGACGACCTGGTGGATCGGCGGATGGGCCTGAGCGACGAGGACGTGCGGAACGTCGTCGACCTGCTGACCGACCAAGTCGAGTTCGCCAACGTCATCCTGCTGAACAAGTGCGACTTGGTCGATGAGGCCGACAAGACCAAGGTCCTCGGCATCATCCGCAACCTCAACCCGAAGACGCGGATCATCGAGACCATGCGTGGACAAATCGATCCCGCGGCGATCGTGGGAACCGGTCTCTTCTCGATGGACGAGGCGAGCGCCCAGCCGAGATGGCTGGAGGTTCCGCGTGGTAAAGAGCAACCCGAAACCGACGAGTACGGCGTCACGAGCTTCGTCTACCGCGCTCGCCGGCCGCTGCACGCGGAGCGGTTCATGGCCAGGATTGACCTCGACGAAGGTTTCCTGGCCGGCGTGATCCGCTCGAAAGGGTTCGCGTGGTTCGCGCAGCGGAACGACACCGCATACATGTGGGGGCAAGCCGGCGTTTCGTATCAGCTCAGCCCCGCCGGCCTGTGGTGGGCGGCCGCACCGGACGAGGAGTGGCCCGAAGAGACGCCCGAGAACGCCGAGTTGCTTGCCGATATCCGATCGAGCTTCGAAGGCCCCCACGGGGACCGCCGGCAGGAGATCGTCTTTATCGGGATCGAGATGGATCGGCCCGTCATCGAGTCGTTGCTCAACGAGTGCTTGCTGACCGACGAGGAGATGGCCCAGGGGCAAGCGGCCTGGGCCCGATACGAGAACCCACTGCCAGAGATCGAGTTCGATACCGAAGACATTGAGACCGCGGGAGCCGGAGGATGA